A region of Toxorhynchites rutilus septentrionalis strain SRP chromosome 1, ASM2978413v1, whole genome shotgun sequence DNA encodes the following proteins:
- the LOC129769270 gene encoding mediator of RNA polymerase II transcription subunit 6 — MMPGRLGLPIAQENPLWISWHDSNWIPILNPTNVMDYFSEKSNPFYDRTCNNEIVRMQRQNLDLLNNMTGVEYILLHVQDPILYVIRKQHRHSPSEATPLADYYIIAGTVYQAPDLGSVFNSRILSAVHHLQSAFEEASSYSRYHPSKGYSWDFSSNKAIAEKNKTAKNKETPVREEPSSLFQRQRVDMLLGDLLRKFPLPVPQTSHQLSQNGSNNTNNGGEGILDHGADAINIKQEPSEHGSNNTSEMQIKGRSDMKPPPEKKIKI, encoded by the exons ATGATGCCAGGAAGATTGGGACTTCCAATAGCACAGGAAAATCCGCTTTGGATTTCCTGGCATGACTCGAATTGGATACCGATACTGAACCCTACAAACGTGATGGATTATTTCTCGGAGAAATCGAATCCCTTCTACGATCGTACTTGTAACAACGAAATAGTTCGTATGCAACGCCAAAACTTGGATCTACTGAA caATATGACTGGCGTGGAATATATACTTTTACACGTCCAAGATCCTATTTTATATGTTATTCGTAAGCAACATCGACATTCTCCATCTGAAGCTACACCATTGGCAGATTACTACATAATTGCCGGGACAGTATATCAGGCACCTGATTTAGGCAGTGTGTTCAATTCAAGAATACTTTCTGCGGTGCATCATTTGCAGAGTGCATTCGAAGAAGCCAGTTCATATTCCAGATATCATCCTAGTAAAGGATATTCctgggatttttcgtcaaacaaagcGA TCGCCGAGAAAAATAAAACAGCGAAAAACAAAGAAACGCCGGTCAGAGAAGAGCCAAGTTCGTTATTCCAACGGCAACGTGTAGACATGCTCTTAGGAGAtcttttgagaaaatttcctctTCCGGTTCCACAAACTAGTCATCAGTTATCTCAGAACGGATCTAACAACACGAATAATGGCGGGGAAGGAATACTGGATCACGGGGCAGATGCTATCAATATAAAACAAGAGCCCAGTGAGCATGGCTCTAATAACACAAGCGAAATGCAGATAAAAGGTCGAAGTGACATGAAACCTCCaccagagaaaaaaataaaaatataa